GTTTCTTCACCCATACATGCCCTGTGCTGAATATATAttgataggagaaggggaaatggcttcagactccaagaggggagattgaggctggagataaggaagaaggtttggcactgagggcggtgaggcagtggcacaggttgcccagagaggcggtggtgccccgtccctgcagacagccaaggtcaggctggacggggctctgagcactgctggagctgtggctgtccctgtgcactgcagggagtggcaccaggcggcctttgggggtcccttccaacccaaaccattccatgattctacacGCAGGAAAATCTCATAGGTAACAAACATTTCCATTCTAACATTTCCTCACGTCGGCAGCTGAGAATCACCACATCACTGCGCCCAGAGCCTGCTCAGTGCATTCAGTTCCTGCGGTTCTGCACATCTCCAAAAGAGCAAACGCAGCACTGTCACTGAGGTGCTGTCTGACGTGAAAGCTGATGCATCGAGGAACTTCATGGAAGAACACTCAGTTGCcacaaaagaaagcagtgtgaaGGCCCCCAGTGCAAACAGCACTCTATGCTTAATGTCAAGCTTGCACTTAACTTCCCGACTTAAGTGCTCTGCTGAATTCCTGCCaggaaaggcagagcagaggtaCTGCAAGAGAAAACACGACAAGGAGCAGCCACGTATCCCACAGTGACACCTCCTGTGGATCACCAACAAGCCTGACCCGGAAAACAAGCCttaagcagaaaacaaccaaccaagcAGACTATTATTAAGCATTTCAGAAGCACGACGGGACAAGAAGAAAGGATTCGCAAACAGAAGGATGAATGAATGAAAACCGCCTGCAAAGTTTGCACGGGAGCTCAGTTTCGTTGCAGGAACTCAGCTCTCAACGCATGCAAGAAAACACTTCAAGGAGCAGCATATGGCTGTGGCTGTCACGGGCAGGACTGAGACAACAGGAGAGGCAGAGTTatgaaagagatggagaaacTGAGCCTTGTGCCTGGCTGCCAGCCACGCCGTCGTATTTTAACAGCTAAGCAAGTAAATGATCCTTTGAAAAGAGGGCTGTAAATGGAGAAGGTGGCTCGGGTACCCAGCGTGCAAAAGGTGTGTTTGCAGCTCTGGCTCGTGGACACAGAACGTTAACCCCGACTGTGCTCCATACGAGCAGTGAGTTTAAGCCAAAGGTTTTGCATGGGCAAAGTAATGCAGTGCTATTCTTGCCACGTTCATAGGATcatctgggttggaagggatccttaaagcTCCCCTGCAACCAACAGGGCCATCACCGAGGCATAGCACGAAACAAAGCGGGGAACACAGGGTAAGCCCCTCATACACCCGATTGCTTTCAACGGGAGATGTGGAAACGCTGCTCCGGACTCCCCCGTGTGCCTCGAGAGGAAcactgctgctcctcacccACCTCTTTGCCGTCCGGTTGGTTTTGGCAGCTGATTTATTTCACTCTCTTTTTGCCAGGGAGGGTTTCCTTCGGTCTGATTCACAGCACCATCTCGTGGCACGGGTTGGGATGTCACAAACAGGATCTATTTCTCACCATCATTCCTCCACCTTCGCTTCAGGTCTGAAGCTGAGCGTGCCCATTTCTGGGGGTCTGAGCCGAGGGTGTACACAACAGCGCCAAGAATAAGAGCCTGAAGGCTCAGTTCTCAGCAGAGGGAAAATGGAAGCGTGCTCTGCTGTGACTCCCTGCCCCACGCTGCTCTGAGGTGCAATAACCACACCGAATCCAACCAGCGTGAGGGACTCAGAGCTACAAACCTGAACCCCGAACTCCTGGGAAAGAAAGGGGTGAACCCACCCTGAGCTGCAGATTGGCCCGAACAGAACGTGCCAAGTTTTCCCTATACAGACAGACGACCTGTTGGCATTGCTGCCCAATGTGCTCATTTGTGTCTGCAAACATGGATCGCTTTTGGAGAGCCCCCtatcagcccagcacagccacgtAAGAGCTGGGACCATTGCTCTGCAGAGCCTGTTCTAATTATCAGCTTAATTAAAGGGCTTCAGAGTGCAGATCCACACTCTGTGGGTCCTGAAACTTCGCCTTGgcaaagaaagcaggaaagaacaAACAGAGGGAAGGTCTGGCTCTGCACCCAGCCCCTGTGGCACCCACCTGAGAGGCAGAACTGACCCGGAGGACGGAGGCAGGCACGGAGGCGGTGGTGGTGGATGACATGGAGCAAACTGTGGGCATCCAGGTGGAAGAATTCGGAGGTGTTGTGGCTGCTACGTGCTCATCCTGGTCCACACAGGTGATGCTGGTGGGCACCAGCACGGAGAGCATCAGGAGGAGCCCACAGAGCCTGGCAGCGGGCATCTGGCTTACCCAGACAAAACAGAGGCGCAGgggtgccaggagctgctctctgggcctggctcttgtcctcctgcagcacacacactgctAATCAGTGGAGGAGACTGGATTCCCACCATGCTGCATCAGAGCCAGGGGGTCATCCCCACACCAGGCTTTCACTCGGTGGGCCAGAGccaagcagcaggcaggcaaGGGCAGCCTCTGGCAGCAGGTGGAGCAGAACGTGGGGACATCCCCGAGCCAGGCCCTGTCACCTCAGCATACAGCACGGccagagcacacagctgagctgcacctCACCTGGAGCATCAGCCCTGCGTCCTGCCACCCTATGGGGCGGCTGTGCACAGAAACGTGGCTCCGAGCATCCCTTCACCACGGGTGCTGTCACCGAGGAGCAGGACCTGTCCTGTGCAGCACTTCTGGTCCCCGGGGTCGGTCCTGCTGCACCCTAACTGCAGCACGCAGCACCCAGAGCGCTCAGGAAGAGGACGGACATCTCCACACCTCCATTCCTCTGCTTCCACACTGCTGGAAGCAGCGCTACATCCGCCCAGAACACCACAGAGCCCTGCTGGGAGGTTTATTTGCGATGGAACAGAGCCACGACAAAGCTGAGGCGCAGGAAGGTTTCCCCATGGCAGCCCTGGAGTGGTTGCATGCTGCCAACTCCTCTAAACCTTCACAGTCCTtccaagcacagctctgccccggAGCTTCAGCCAGGACGGGGGTCGGGCGGCCTCAATCACTGCCGGCCACGTCGGGGTTGCGCAGCCGGCCCAGCATCTCGCTCAGCATTTGGTTGCAGAGAGCCGAGTAGGGGTtgagcagcaccagctgccGCCGTGCGAAGGCGCTGCCAAGCCGTGCCGCCTGCTGGAAGTCCCGCCGGGCGTCGTCCTCGCGGGCCTGCAGCCGATGGATCAGCCCGCGCTGCACCAGGCTCTGACACACGGCGCGGCCGCAGCCCCGGCCCAGGCGGATGGCGGCGTCCAGGTCCCGCAGCGCGCCTGGATGGGGCGAGAGGCAgcggggggatatggggcggCCTCAGGCCGCGTGGCTCTCCCCAGTGCCGCGTTCCTTACCTGCCACGTCGCCCTTGAGGCGCAGCGCCTGCGCCCGGTTGTTGTAGGCCGAGGCGCGCTCGGGCAGCAGGCGGATGGCCTCGCTGAACCGCTCCAGGGCTGCGCTCACATCTCCggattcagcagcagaaacGCCCTGCAGCTCCAGGTCCCGTACCTGCGCCAGCAGCTCCGGCGCGAAGGCCTCCTCCTCTGTGCGTGGCAGAAACACCCCTCGTCCCAACACCCGGTGAGCCCCAGCTCCGTCCTCACCACCCCCAGCGAAAGGAAGCAAAGGCAGCCCCGAGCACCCGCCGCAGGCAGAGCCCCTTCCACTCCACCGACGGGAAGGACCCAGCGGCAATCCGAAGCCGCATCTGCCTCACCTTCCTGCGGCATGTCCTCATCCTCATCCAGCCCGGGGACGTCCCCGAAAGGAGTGCTGGGGTTGAAGATGGTCTGCAGCACCGCTCTGTCGTTGGCGGTGGCCATGGCGCAGTGAGCCCCGGGGCAGGAGGGCACCCAGCGGCCCGGTTAACgttcacccatcccctcctaTCGCAGCCGGGCTGCGGCTCCTCCGCCCACCGACACGGGCAGCGCCCGCATCCCCCCCCCAAACTGCAGCCAggagtgcagcactgcagggctcagAGAGAAGGGTTACCTGCGACCATCAGCCCCAGGGATGGGAAGCGCAGCTCCCAGCTCGGAACAAAGCACCAGCAGCCCTCTGCAGCAATAAACTTGACATGTTTATTAATTAAACTAtcacttaaataaaaaaaagtgcatagaaaataaacatgtttaaaaactcctttttttttttttttgtcggtttttctttttcccactgttttttttttcctttttttttttttttttttttttttttacaactaTGTACAcggtttatttttttttacattcagtCTTTTGCAGAGCTTTCagcaatttattattttttttttaatttttttttttttaattaactattaaagtatttccttcttccctgtGCCAGGGAGTTAACACTGATGTACTGCAGACACGTTgcctctttttttgttgctgttgttgttgtttttatacccaaaagaaaaccagaagctcggaagaacacaaggaaaaataaaacaaaggttTGTTATACATGATAAGTTGTCAAGAAATGCAATCCTAGAACATAACTTGGcggatttgtttttctcttttttttttttctctttttttttctctttttttttctctttttttttttttttttttcttgaaacaatTATTCACCTACCTGTATTTACTAAAGAGACTGTTAAGTTCAATAAAAGAAACACCACAAGTATAGTTCTCGGTTGATAGACAAAGCTACTGTACCTTGTTAAAAAGATAccaggaaagcacagagcacatTGTTTTTCCCTATATGCAGGTGGTACCCCAACATTCATTaccaaaaagaaaggaaaaaaaggaaaaaaccaaGTTGTACAAGTACTGACTGGTAACAATAAAGGGCAGGAAAGCCCCCGGGCCGCCCGTTCCCATGTGCTGCCCATCGCCCAGCCCTCACCCGGGCACCCACCTGGAAACACACAGCCCGGGCTGTTCCTGCCTCTGTTAGCAACTGTAACACAATCCTTATCTATAGTGTTAAGAGAATTAAAAGCCATGGACCGATACTGAACTAGGCTTCATTACACGGTGCATTACTATATTAGTTCCTATATATATCGTATTtatagttattaaaaaaaacttgCAGGTGTTGAGTGTGGACCGGTAGCGTGGGTTTGAATGGCATGATTCTGCACAAAGACCATCTCGCTGAAGAACCTGGTATTGCTtgcaaatgaaagaaggaacaaTTAACAGAAAGATACCCAGCCCTTTGCAATGACCCGCTTTTCctttacaaaaaagaaaaagaaaaagaaaaaaaaaaaaaacccaaaagtcGGTTtgtacaaataaaaacaaacgcCCTAAGGTTCCATTTTGTAGTATTTCTCAGATATCATGATCTGTGTCAGTCCttataaaatatacattcatatacTGGGAAGCTGTGCTGCGCTCGCTGTCAGCCCAGGCAGGGCTCGCCGGCCAGCACCTCGTGGTGCCTGATGGACAACACACACCAGCTGCCAAGGCTtctccctgccttccttccaAGCACCCACGCTGGGCCATGGGAGCGGATCGgggccctgcccagcagcacagctcacctTCTCTGGGTACAGACAGTTTCACTGGCCACGGCGGTGCCGCCACGGCGGCCGCCACAGGTAtagcagcaaagcaaacagcgAGCTGGGTCTAAAGGACCCAATTCTGCTCGGCCGGTCCTCACAGGAGGAGGTTTCCTGGTGCTCAGCTCCCGGGGGGGTCCCACGgctctcctccccacccctctcTCCCAGCGTTTCCTATAGGAGCAGTGTCGGGGCTCCCAACCGCACAGCGCGGCCTTCAGGGACCGGGCTGAGCCGTGCAACCCGCACACTGTTCTTGGGTTTAACCAAGCACTGCTGTCCAAAACAAGCTAAGAATAAGGACAAAGAGCAGCCGTGTCTGTGGATGCAGGGCCAAGATCCCCCCAGACAGGCTGTCTGGCCTTCTCAAGGTATGTGCGTTCCCAAACTGTCAGTGCATCAAATCATTTCAGTAACAAATGCAGCTTCGATTGGATTCTTCTTTAAACAGTTATTACCAAATAATAATCACACAGTGcaataaagaaaggaaaccaGCAGTTCCTGACCCTGtgagagctgtatttcattccCAGGTCAGAGGAAGAGGTCTTGGGGCCTGAAGAGCACAGATAACGGAGTGTGAGATCACGAGCACTGGGGGTATCGCTCAGCTCGGTCCATTCCCTACCAACTGCTGATgctgtttcagagcagcctttccATTTGCCAGCTCGCCTACCCACAGGTCCAGCTTAGAAAAGCAAGGGTGCTTCAAGGGTTTACTGCTCCAAGGAAAAACTACTCTGTGTTTGGTTTGGAGATGAGGAGTGCACGTAGGGGTATGAACCCCATGCTGCCCTGGGTGGCAGGTCTGGGGCCCTATTGCTTCGCTAGATTTCCACAGGACTGCGTTTCTGTGTCTGGAAAGATGTGGGTTCACCCCGAAGCAGAAAGGCAGGGCCTTCCCTCGGGGAAGCTGCTCTGGACAGAAGAGGGATGCTGAGACCCCGCAGGTGCCACAAGGCTGGGCCGGCAGagccccccccgctgcccccaggGCTGTGACACCCAACTCCCCACACTTCAGGGTGAGAAGAGTCACACTTCCCACCGAAACGCTCATTCTGAACACCAGGCAAAAGGGGTGAAGCTATTTACGgtcagttctctctctctcttttttttttttttcctcttttttccttaaatacaCACAGGATACTGGTGTGTGGCAAGGCAGAATCATGCCTCCCGCCTGGGGGCACGAGCAGTTGTTCAGACAGAGTTCCCAACAACTCCTCCAAAGCCGGGCAattctccctcctgcccccatcTTGACAAGAAAATCAAAGTTTAAGGTCCAGCCAAACCTCACAGAAACAGTTACCAAAGTCAAAAAGGCAgaacaagattaaaaaataaaaataaagtgtaCCCCTCTCTCTGGAGAAAGGCTCAGACTGTGTCCAGCCAGATATTTCCTATAACCGtcctatgaaaataaaaaaattattaaaaacagattCTTTTAAATTAGAATAATACCACTGTTTAAAAAGCCTCGTCATAAGTGCTTTTCCCTATGAAGTGCTTCTCatagaaaaatatacaa
The sequence above is drawn from the Gallus gallus isolate bGalGal1 chromosome 24, bGalGal1.mat.broiler.GRCg7b, whole genome shotgun sequence genome and encodes:
- the TTC36 gene encoding tetratricopeptide repeat protein 36, whose product is MATANDRAVLQTIFNPSTPFGDVPGLDEDEDMPQEEEEAFAPELLAQVRDLELQGVSAAESGDVSAALERFSEAIRLLPERASAYNNRAQALRLKGDVAGALRDLDAAIRLGRGCGRAVCQSLVQRGLIHRLQAREDDARRDFQQAARLGSAFARRQLVLLNPYSALCNQMLSEMLGRLRNPDVAGSD